A single region of the Pseudanabaena sp. FACHB-2040 genome encodes:
- a CDS encoding LCP family protein: MPPKSLDAQPPEDHSLSSENIPTAQEVPDPVEAPVDDPPMSPQTPLVQTPASPENSFPEDTPPIPPSSSTFQRIGKTVLWGSLFGGTAVASACLGAVLALSVPLPRQLAPHQAEALGLGELWQSGFRYRVTRPVNLLLMGIDEVPDVPKDSEEIFSGRTDSLLLARIDPDSNATSLLSIPRDTRVRIPGYGTAKINHANVEGGPELVAQTLSSNLGSIAVDRYIRVSTGAFREIVDLVGGVEVYVPKRMEYEDRTQDLYIDLYPGWQTLDGSQAEQFARFRQDQTGDIGRVQRQQILLKALRERLTSPAVIPKLPQIVRVLQRYIDTNLSVEEMLALANFALSMQADDLHMVMLPGRFSEVSEYNASYWLADSDATAQIMQNFFQVETVATLAGHGSLVPAELSIAVQNASDSPDMATKVARYLRKQGFYNVYVVSNWPNNESRTQVIAQRGDLAGARTLAAVLGNGRVVSDSTGDLQSDITIRIGEDWREPSTRDTGTRDTGTEEDTTVEEVDDTP, translated from the coding sequence ATGCCTCCCAAGTCTCTTGACGCCCAACCCCCCGAAGACCATAGCCTGTCATCTGAAAATATCCCAACAGCACAAGAGGTCCCCGATCCGGTTGAGGCTCCTGTAGATGACCCACCAATGTCTCCTCAAACCCCATTGGTGCAGACACCAGCCTCTCCAGAAAACAGTTTTCCGGAGGATACACCCCCGATACCCCCTTCTTCCTCTACCTTTCAGCGGATTGGTAAGACCGTGCTGTGGGGCAGCCTGTTTGGGGGAACGGCTGTTGCCTCAGCCTGTCTGGGAGCAGTATTGGCCTTATCAGTGCCGCTGCCTAGGCAACTCGCGCCTCATCAAGCGGAGGCCTTGGGCCTAGGCGAGCTCTGGCAGAGCGGCTTTCGGTACCGTGTCACGCGCCCTGTCAACCTGCTGCTGATGGGTATTGATGAGGTACCAGACGTGCCCAAAGATTCCGAGGAAATTTTTTCGGGCCGCACCGACAGCCTGCTTCTGGCTCGCATTGATCCTGACAGCAATGCCACCAGCCTGCTTTCTATTCCCCGCGATACTCGGGTTCGCATTCCTGGCTATGGCACCGCCAAGATCAACCACGCCAACGTCGAAGGCGGCCCCGAACTCGTGGCTCAAACCCTCAGCTCCAACTTGGGCTCGATCGCGGTGGATCGGTATATCAGAGTCAGTACTGGCGCTTTTAGAGAAATCGTAGATCTCGTGGGCGGAGTAGAAGTCTACGTGCCCAAGCGTATGGAGTACGAGGATCGCACTCAGGATCTCTATATCGATCTCTATCCCGGCTGGCAAACTCTAGATGGCAGCCAAGCTGAACAGTTTGCCCGGTTTCGCCAAGATCAAACTGGAGATATTGGTCGAGTGCAGCGTCAACAGATACTGCTCAAGGCCCTGCGGGAGCGGCTCACCAGTCCAGCGGTAATTCCCAAGCTGCCTCAGATTGTGCGGGTACTGCAGCGCTACATCGACACCAATCTCTCAGTGGAAGAAATGCTGGCGCTGGCCAACTTTGCCCTCAGCATGCAGGCAGATGATCTGCATATGGTCATGCTGCCGGGGCGCTTCAGTGAAGTCAGCGAGTACAACGCTAGCTACTGGTTGGCAGACTCGGATGCGACAGCCCAAATTATGCAGAACTTCTTCCAGGTAGAGACGGTCGCCACCTTGGCTGGGCACGGTTCTCTAGTACCTGCCGAATTGAGCATTGCTGTGCAAAACGCCTCCGACTCGCCTGATATGGCCACGAAGGTTGCCCGTTACCTGCGCAAGCAAGGGTTTTATAACGTCTACGTCGTGTCTAACTGGCCCAACAATGAGTCTCGCACCCAGGTCATTGCTCAGCGAGGAGACTTGGCCGGAGCCCGCACCCTGGCTGCCGTTTTAGGCAATGGACGTGTCGTTTCAGACTCAACCGGCGATCTGCAGTCGGACATTACTATCCGCATTGGTGAGGACTGGAGAGAGCCTAGCACTAGAGATACTGGCACTAGAGATACTGGCACTGAAGAAGACACTACTGTAGAAGAGGTAGATGATACTCCCTAA